In Limibacter armeniacum, a single window of DNA contains:
- a CDS encoding ABC1 kinase family protein has translation MSEKNKAQNSIPASKVQRASRFMQTGVKVGANYVKHYAKKLVDPNTDREELHQDNARDIYDALSELKGSALKVAQMMSMDKNMLPTAYSDKFRMAQYSAPPLSYPLVVKTFRKHFDKSPTDIFDSFTTEAVNAASIGQVHKAEKDGKTLAVKVQYPGVAESVSADLKMVKPFAVKIAGLNEKEVDLYMEEVESMLLDETRYDLELKRSISLTQACAHIPNIRFPKYYPEYSSTKILTMDWLEGTHLDKFLQTNPSQEIRNKVGQALWDFYDFQIHELREVHADPHPGNFIMGADGVLGIIDFGCVKVLPEDFYQQYFVLMDPTLREDRQKMLETFYTLRFIHPDDSDEDKQLLEDTFKQMIQLLGRPFHKDSFDFGQDEYFEEIFAFGEKSSRIKPLKEAKKPRGVKHGLYLNRTYFGLYSILNQLKANICTKSAYFSEKA, from the coding sequence ATGAGCGAAAAGAATAAAGCCCAAAATAGCATTCCCGCATCCAAGGTTCAGCGAGCTTCACGGTTTATGCAAACTGGTGTAAAGGTGGGGGCCAATTATGTAAAACATTACGCCAAGAAGCTAGTCGACCCCAATACGGATCGTGAAGAGTTGCATCAGGATAATGCCCGAGACATCTATGATGCACTCAGTGAACTGAAAGGCAGTGCTCTCAAGGTAGCACAAATGATGAGTATGGATAAAAACATGCTTCCTACTGCTTACTCTGATAAGTTTAGGATGGCACAATACTCCGCACCACCGCTTTCTTATCCTCTTGTGGTTAAGACTTTCCGGAAGCACTTTGACAAGTCCCCTACTGATATCTTTGATTCTTTCACTACGGAGGCGGTCAACGCAGCATCTATCGGGCAAGTACATAAGGCTGAAAAAGACGGGAAAACATTGGCTGTAAAAGTACAGTATCCTGGCGTAGCTGAAAGTGTCAGTGCAGACCTTAAGATGGTCAAGCCATTTGCTGTAAAAATCGCTGGACTTAATGAGAAAGAGGTAGACCTGTATATGGAAGAGGTTGAAAGCATGCTTTTGGATGAAACACGTTATGATTTAGAGCTGAAACGCTCCATCAGCCTAACACAAGCATGTGCCCACATTCCTAATATTAGGTTTCCGAAATATTATCCTGAATACTCCTCTACAAAGATTCTTACCATGGATTGGTTAGAGGGCACACACCTTGATAAGTTCCTTCAGACCAATCCTTCACAGGAAATCAGAAACAAGGTAGGTCAAGCTTTGTGGGACTTCTATGACTTCCAGATCCATGAACTGAGGGAAGTACATGCAGATCCTCATCCAGGCAACTTTATCATGGGAGCTGATGGTGTATTGGGAATCATTGATTTTGGCTGTGTCAAAGTTCTTCCCGAAGACTTTTATCAGCAATACTTTGTATTGATGGACCCAACCCTTCGAGAGGACAGACAGAAAATGCTGGAGACTTTCTACACTCTGCGATTCATTCATCCTGATGACTCTGATGAAGACAAGCAACTATTGGAAGATACTTTCAAGCAGATGATCCAATTGCTGGGTAGACCTTTTCATAAGGACTCGTTTGATTTTGGTCAGGATGAATATTTTGAAGAGATATTTGCTTTTGGTGAAAAGTCATCCCGCATCAAACCATTGAAGGAAGCCAAAAAACCAAGAGGTGTCAAACATGGTCTTTACCTGAACAGAACCTATTTTGGTTTGTATTCAATCCTCAATCAGTTGAAAGCGAATATTTGCACCAAATCTGCATACTTCAGCGAAAAAGCCTGA
- a CDS encoding TetR family transcriptional regulator C-terminal domain-containing protein has protein sequence MEKSEKTEKKIEKAYMRYVLTHNHPPASVFLFMDDMQEEEVTFYQHYASFRAIEQEIWGRIIEDTLEKVKNEEIYEQYSTREKLLSFYFTLIEELKKQRSFVVYSLKKGADRSFRTPETLKVFKEKFMSFANELSGLGITSGELVDRPFIGDRYPEAMWVQLLFVLKFWIEDDSKEFEQTDTAIEKAVHLSFDLISNNVFDSAVDFVKFLIQKK, from the coding sequence ATGGAAAAATCTGAAAAAACTGAAAAAAAAATCGAGAAGGCATATATGCGATATGTCCTGACCCATAACCACCCTCCTGCATCTGTCTTTTTGTTTATGGATGATATGCAGGAAGAGGAAGTTACATTCTATCAGCACTACGCTTCTTTCAGAGCTATTGAGCAGGAAATATGGGGCAGAATCATCGAAGACACCTTGGAAAAGGTCAAAAACGAGGAAATCTATGAGCAATATTCAACTCGTGAAAAGTTATTGTCATTCTACTTTACACTGATCGAAGAACTGAAGAAACAACGAAGCTTTGTGGTGTACTCTCTTAAGAAAGGAGCAGACAGGTCTTTCAGAACTCCGGAGACATTAAAGGTGTTTAAAGAAAAGTTCATGTCTTTTGCTAATGAACTATCAGGACTGGGCATTACGTCCGGCGAATTGGTAGACAGGCCTTTTATTGGAGACCGCTACCCTGAAGCCATGTGGGTACAATTACTCTTTGTCCTGAAATTTTGGATTGAAGATGATTCCAAAGAATTTGAACAGACTGATACTGCTATCGAAAAGGCTGTTCACTTATCTTTTGACCTTATCAGCAACAATGTCTTTGATTCAGCAGTTGACTTTGTCAAATTCCTTATACAGAAAAAATAA
- the hemL gene encoding glutamate-1-semialdehyde 2,1-aminomutase: MINTLNTDNSKSLFERAQHSIPGGVNSPVRAFKSVGGTPLFIKKAKGAYVYDEDGNSYVELINSWGPMILGHAHPEIEAAVRDAIGNSLSFGAPTSREIEIAELIVSMVPSIEKVRMVNSGTEATMSAIRVARGYTGRNKFIKIEGCYHGHGDSFLIAAGSGAVTMGAPDSPGVTPGTAQDTLLAPYNDLEAIEKLLDANPNEVAAIIVEPVAGNMGCVLPKEGYLQGLRDLCDKHGVVLIFDEVMTGFRLSKGGAQEYFGVTPDMSTLGKIIGGGMPVGAYGGKKEIMEYVSPEGPVYQAGTLSGNPISMAAGLTMLNILNTQPEVYQKLEETGKRIRKGFEEGLEKLGLNYTINSVGSMITLFFTDSEVNNFEDAKKSDTALFGKYFHGMLEKGIYLGPSQFESLFLSTALSDEDIDKIIEANYEVLKKIHNL; this comes from the coding sequence ATGATCAATACTTTGAATACAGATAACAGCAAATCACTTTTCGAGAGAGCTCAGCATTCTATTCCGGGTGGTGTGAACTCTCCAGTAAGAGCTTTCAAGTCAGTAGGAGGTACACCGCTTTTTATCAAAAAAGCAAAAGGTGCATATGTATACGATGAGGATGGAAACAGTTATGTTGAACTGATTAACTCATGGGGCCCAATGATTTTGGGACATGCCCATCCAGAAATCGAGGCAGCTGTTAGAGATGCTATTGGGAACTCTTTGTCGTTTGGTGCTCCAACTTCCCGTGAGATTGAAATTGCTGAACTGATTGTTTCAATGGTTCCTTCCATTGAAAAGGTCAGAATGGTGAACTCGGGAACAGAGGCTACTATGTCAGCTATCCGTGTAGCAAGAGGCTATACAGGTCGCAATAAATTTATCAAGATTGAAGGTTGTTATCATGGTCATGGAGATTCTTTCCTGATTGCAGCAGGTAGTGGAGCAGTTACAATGGGTGCTCCTGATAGCCCAGGTGTAACACCAGGTACCGCTCAGGATACATTGTTGGCTCCTTATAATGATCTGGAAGCCATTGAAAAGTTACTTGATGCGAACCCTAATGAAGTTGCAGCGATTATAGTTGAACCTGTAGCAGGTAATATGGGCTGTGTATTGCCTAAAGAAGGCTATCTGCAAGGGTTGCGTGACCTATGTGACAAACATGGTGTTGTCCTGATATTTGATGAGGTGATGACAGGGTTCCGTCTGTCAAAAGGTGGAGCACAAGAGTATTTTGGCGTAACTCCTGATATGTCCACTTTAGGTAAAATTATCGGTGGTGGTATGCCAGTAGGTGCTTATGGCGGTAAGAAGGAAATTATGGAGTATGTGTCTCCTGAAGGACCAGTTTACCAAGCAGGTACATTGTCTGGAAATCCAATTTCGATGGCAGCAGGACTTACAATGTTGAATATCCTGAATACGCAACCTGAAGTTTACCAAAAACTGGAAGAAACAGGTAAGCGTATTAGAAAAGGGTTTGAAGAGGGACTAGAAAAACTAGGCTTGAATTACACGATCAACAGTGTAGGGTCAATGATTACTTTGTTCTTTACAGATAGCGAAGTGAACAACTTTGAGGATGCAAAGAAATCTGATACAGCCTTGTTCGGTAAGTACTTCCACGGAATGTTGGAGAAAGGTATCTACTTAGGTCCATCTCAGTTTGAAAGCCTTTTCTTGTCTACAGCTTTGAGTGATGAAGACATCGACAAGATCATCGAAGCGAACTATGAGGTCTTGAAGAAAATTCATAACCTATAA
- a CDS encoding IS982 family transposase — MNENTVCIYCFVDDYLKATKLKEPRQRRMSDSQIITSALLACAHFGGNMVQSLEYLKAHHGFKPIDKSGFNRRLHGLFETILFIFSALGKTLMELNTSGDYLIDSFPVAVCRNIRIPRCRILRGEPYRGYNSSKREYFYGFKVMLITTSSGIPVQYFLMAGSVHDITGFQSMNLEIPEGSSLYGDAAFTDYDLEDLYAECENIRILADRKSNAKRKDEPWQAFIKKVLRKRVETTFSGITAKFPKHIHAVTPQGFIIKIFLFIFAYTIENVAW, encoded by the coding sequence ATCAATGAAAATACCGTATGCATCTACTGTTTTGTAGATGATTACCTGAAAGCAACTAAGCTCAAAGAGCCTAGACAGCGTCGGATGTCCGACAGCCAGATCATTACCTCGGCCCTGCTGGCATGTGCCCATTTCGGTGGCAACATGGTACAATCTCTGGAGTACCTGAAAGCGCATCATGGCTTTAAGCCCATTGATAAGTCCGGGTTCAATCGCAGGCTTCACGGTTTGTTTGAGACGATCTTATTTATCTTCTCGGCATTGGGCAAAACCCTGATGGAGCTCAACACTAGCGGGGATTACCTCATAGACAGTTTTCCTGTAGCTGTCTGCCGGAATATCCGTATCCCCCGATGCAGAATCCTGCGAGGTGAACCCTACAGAGGCTATAATTCCTCCAAGAGGGAGTACTTCTATGGATTCAAGGTGATGTTAATTACCACATCTTCGGGCATTCCTGTCCAGTATTTTCTTATGGCGGGTTCAGTCCATGATATAACGGGGTTTCAATCCATGAACCTTGAAATTCCGGAAGGAAGTTCCCTGTATGGGGATGCCGCCTTCACCGATTACGATCTGGAAGACCTTTATGCCGAATGCGAAAACATTCGCATTTTGGCCGACCGGAAATCGAATGCAAAACGAAAGGATGAGCCTTGGCAAGCCTTTATCAAGAAGGTCTTGAGGAAGAGGGTGGAAACCACATTCAGTGGTATTACAGCCAAGTTCCCTAAGCATATTCATGCTGTCACGCCACAGGGTTTCATCATTAAAATTTTCTTATTCATTTTTGCCTATACAATCGAAAATGTCGCTTGGTAG
- a CDS encoding TRAP transporter large permease, with product MIALLLFITLFILLLLGFPVAFTLAGVSLIFGYFVFGTDLFYLLPLRIFGTMSNQILLAVPLFVYMGVMLEKSGIAERLLHTMSLLMGRIKGGLAVAVILVGAMLAASTGIVGATVVTMGLLSLPAMLKRGYKPELATGVIASSGTLGQIIPPSIVLILLGSVMNISVGDLFLAAIVPGVILVILYTAFAIGTAIVNPSYAPPVPPEELQEFREGKMLGKLIRTFILPFLLVLAVLGSIFTGIASPTEAAGVGALVATILTAIEKKLTLQVVKGVMQETTHLTSMVFIILVGATAFGLVFRGVGGDTILIQLIEQANLSPYSFLAVVMIGIFIAGFFIDFIEIIFIFLPVVTPVFVAYDMNLLWIAILVSLNLQTSFLTPPFGFSLFYLKGVAPDSITTGHLYRGIIPFILNSSCTL from the coding sequence ATGATTGCGCTACTACTGTTCATCACCTTATTTATACTTCTTCTGCTAGGGTTCCCTGTAGCCTTTACCTTAGCGGGGGTTTCTCTTATTTTTGGCTATTTCGTTTTCGGTACCGACTTATTCTACCTGCTGCCTTTGAGGATATTTGGTACCATGAGTAATCAGATACTCTTGGCTGTACCCCTATTTGTATATATGGGTGTGATGCTAGAAAAGTCTGGCATAGCAGAAAGGCTATTACATACCATGTCTTTATTGATGGGTAGGATAAAAGGTGGATTGGCTGTAGCAGTCATTCTGGTGGGGGCTATGCTTGCAGCTTCTACAGGAATAGTTGGGGCGACAGTGGTTACGATGGGTTTACTAAGCTTGCCTGCCATGCTTAAACGTGGCTACAAGCCAGAGTTGGCAACGGGAGTAATCGCTTCTTCAGGAACACTCGGGCAAATTATACCTCCTAGTATTGTCCTTATCCTGTTAGGCAGTGTCATGAATATCTCTGTGGGAGACCTCTTTTTAGCTGCTATCGTCCCAGGTGTTATCTTGGTCATACTATATACTGCATTTGCGATTGGAACTGCCATTGTAAACCCTTCATATGCACCACCTGTTCCTCCTGAAGAACTGCAAGAGTTTAGAGAAGGCAAAATGTTGGGTAAACTGATCAGAACTTTCATTCTCCCATTCCTTTTGGTGCTAGCCGTCTTGGGATCCATCTTTACGGGAATTGCCTCTCCAACTGAAGCCGCAGGAGTTGGTGCTTTGGTTGCGACTATTCTAACTGCCATTGAAAAGAAGCTCACATTACAGGTAGTGAAAGGCGTTATGCAGGAAACTACACACTTAACCAGCATGGTCTTTATCATATTGGTTGGAGCAACTGCCTTTGGTCTTGTTTTCAGGGGAGTTGGCGGTGATACTATCTTAATTCAGTTAATCGAACAAGCAAACCTTTCCCCTTACAGTTTTTTAGCAGTGGTAATGATAGGTATATTTATCGCAGGCTTTTTTATAGACTTCATTGAGATCATCTTTATTTTCTTACCTGTGGTTACGCCCGTATTTGTTGCCTATGACATGAACCTTCTTTGGATTGCAATCCTTGTTTCCCTTAATCTGCAAACTTCATTTCTGACACCACCTTTTGGTTTCTCACTTTTTTACCTAAAAGGCGTTGCTCCTGACAGTATAACCACTGGACATTTATACCGAGGTATCATCCCTTTTATTCTTAACTCAAGTTGCACTTTATAA
- a CDS encoding TRAP transporter small permease subunit — MLTTLLSKVVKNIDRINLTIGRSVSWLTTILVILICIDVAARHLFKQASAALPELEWHVFSLIFLLGAGYTLQKDRHVRVDVFYARFSQKAKAWVNLLGSILLLLPFCLLVMDASIPYIKMAYLINEGSTDPGGLPARFLIKGSIFVGFFLLLLQGVSLFCSSLLCILDEKRCA; from the coding sequence ATGCTGACAACGTTACTTTCAAAAGTTGTAAAAAACATAGACAGAATTAACCTCACCATAGGTCGATCAGTTTCATGGCTTACCACTATACTAGTTATTCTAATCTGTATTGATGTAGCTGCCCGCCACTTGTTCAAACAAGCCAGCGCTGCCCTACCAGAATTGGAATGGCATGTCTTTTCCCTAATTTTTCTATTGGGTGCTGGATACACCTTACAAAAAGACAGGCATGTCAGGGTTGATGTCTTTTATGCTCGATTTTCTCAAAAAGCCAAAGCATGGGTCAATTTATTGGGCAGCATACTACTTTTGTTACCTTTCTGCCTTTTAGTAATGGATGCCAGTATTCCATATATAAAAATGGCATATCTAATCAATGAAGGTTCTACTGACCCTGGAGGCCTTCCTGCCAGGTTCCTGATTAAAGGGAGCATCTTTGTAGGCTTTTTCCTGCTCCTTCTTCAAGGGGTATCACTATTTTGCTCATCTCTACTTTGCATTCTTGACGAAAAGCGATGTGCTTAA
- a CDS encoding isoprenyl transferase: MKEKLDLTNIPRHIAVIMDGNGRWAKQKGAARVFGHKNAIKAVREVTEGAAELGVEYLTLYAFSTENWNRPKLEVTALMQLLIKTIRKETETLIKNNVKLAAIGNLEMLPGECQKELQEAMEITSSNTGMTLVLALSYSGRWDITQAVKALCQDVKDGVLDPEMITSELVAQHLNTTGIPDPELLIRTSGELRISNFLLWQLAYTELFFTETLWPDFRKETLYEALLSYQLRERRFGKTSEQLVK, encoded by the coding sequence ATGAAAGAGAAGCTTGATCTGACTAACATTCCGAGACATATCGCTGTGATAATGGACGGCAACGGAAGATGGGCAAAGCAGAAGGGTGCAGCGCGTGTGTTTGGACATAAAAATGCGATCAAAGCAGTCAGAGAAGTGACCGAAGGCGCTGCTGAATTAGGAGTTGAATACCTTACTTTGTATGCTTTTTCCACTGAAAACTGGAATAGGCCCAAATTGGAGGTGACTGCACTGATGCAGCTGCTGATCAAAACAATTCGCAAGGAAACTGAAACCCTGATCAAAAACAATGTAAAGCTTGCGGCCATTGGCAACCTTGAGATGTTACCTGGTGAATGTCAGAAAGAACTTCAAGAGGCAATGGAAATCACCTCAAGCAATACAGGAATGACTCTAGTGTTGGCACTTAGCTACAGTGGTAGATGGGATATTACACAGGCTGTAAAAGCACTGTGTCAGGATGTCAAAGATGGTGTCCTTGACCCTGAAATGATCACTTCAGAACTAGTAGCTCAACACTTGAATACGACTGGAATTCCAGACCCTGAGTTGCTTATTAGAACCAGTGGAGAACTTAGAATTAGTAATTTCCTGTTGTGGCAATTGGCTTATACAGAGCTCTTTTTTACGGAAACACTTTGGCCGGACTTCAGGAAGGAAACCCTCTATGAAGCCTTGCTGAGTTACCAATTGAGAGAAAGACGCTTCGGGAAGACCAGTGAGCAACTGGTAAAATAG
- the bamA gene encoding outer membrane protein assembly factor BamA translates to MNFPHLKVSTQLIALISTLVLGTSFSAFAQFGTNYSTQTNKYNIDYSTPIEYNIAGINVVGANFNDKNALINISGLKVGEKIMIPGDDITKAIKKLWRLGIVGDVKINVSEITGNDVYLEIELKERPKLSRYYFEGIKKGQASTLSDKVSLVKGRIVTDAMLKNTTNIIKKHYAEKGFKNTDVKIVKEQDPVLSNAVQLRIEVNKNEKVKINDIELTGVEELSEKKVLRKMKKTKEKRFGRIFTPSKFIAEEYDNDKKSVISYYNEQGYRNAEIVRDSVYDVNEKLVNIEMDIEEGQKFFYRDITWTGNYKYTNEQLGRVLAIKKGDVYNPDELNKRLTFNPNGTDISALYMNDGYLFFNITPVEVLVEGDSIDIEMRVYEGEQAYIDNIIINGNTKTSDHVIMREIRTTPGEKFSRADLIRTQRELATLGYFDPEQIGINPVPNMAKGTVDIQYDLVEKPNDQIELSGGWGGYYGFVGTLGLVFNNFSLKNIPDMSTWKPLPSGDGQRLSLRVQANGRQFQTYSVSFTEPWLGGRKPNSLTVSYSFSKQRQGSSIYSPNNFTGSMGIHSASVGLGRRLKWPDDYFIMNNSINFQNYRLDNFYTTGFLDYPTGNSYSFTFNTTIARSSVDNPTYPRSGSSVSLQVALTPPYSLLSNKDFSAEDVSTDDRYKWVEYHKYMFDNAWYQTIVGEKLVLATRIHMGFIASYNKDKGLGPFERFILGGDGLTSNSYLLGTENIGLRGYENNSIVPYEVINGSPQPGSGGVVYNKYVMELRYPVSLNPAATIYLLGFAEGGNNWGTFDEFNPFDLKRSAGLGARIFMPAFGMLGIDWAYGFDDVVGSPNAGGSQFHFTIGQQIR, encoded by the coding sequence ATGAATTTTCCGCATTTAAAAGTCTCCACACAGCTGATAGCGTTGATAAGTACGCTAGTGTTAGGGACTTCTTTTTCAGCTTTTGCGCAGTTTGGAACAAACTACAGTACGCAAACAAATAAGTACAATATAGACTACAGTACACCTATTGAGTACAATATTGCTGGCATCAATGTAGTTGGGGCAAACTTCAACGACAAAAATGCGCTTATCAACATCTCCGGCTTGAAGGTAGGAGAGAAAATCATGATTCCGGGTGATGATATTACCAAGGCAATTAAGAAGCTTTGGAGGCTCGGTATTGTTGGTGATGTAAAGATCAATGTATCTGAAATCACTGGCAATGATGTTTATCTGGAAATTGAGCTGAAAGAACGTCCTAAGCTTTCGAGATACTATTTTGAAGGAATCAAGAAGGGACAGGCTTCGACATTAAGTGATAAAGTTTCTTTGGTGAAAGGACGTATCGTAACTGATGCGATGTTGAAGAACACAACAAACATTATCAAGAAGCATTACGCAGAAAAAGGCTTTAAAAATACTGACGTAAAAATCGTTAAGGAACAAGATCCTGTACTTTCAAATGCTGTTCAACTTAGAATTGAAGTGAACAAGAATGAGAAAGTAAAGATCAATGATATTGAGCTGACTGGTGTTGAGGAGTTAAGCGAGAAAAAAGTGCTTCGTAAAATGAAGAAGACGAAGGAGAAACGTTTCGGCAGAATTTTCACTCCTTCTAAATTCATTGCAGAAGAATACGATAACGATAAGAAAAGTGTAATCAGTTACTATAACGAACAAGGTTACAGAAACGCGGAGATCGTTAGGGATTCCGTTTACGATGTCAATGAAAAATTGGTAAACATCGAAATGGATATTGAGGAAGGTCAGAAATTCTTCTATAGAGATATCACTTGGACTGGTAACTATAAATATACCAATGAGCAGTTGGGTAGAGTGTTGGCAATTAAGAAGGGAGATGTTTACAACCCTGATGAATTGAACAAGCGTCTGACGTTTAACCCGAACGGTACAGATATCTCAGCTCTTTATATGAATGATGGTTACCTGTTCTTTAATATTACGCCAGTTGAAGTGTTGGTGGAAGGCGATTCCATTGATATTGAAATGAGAGTATACGAAGGAGAGCAGGCATATATTGATAATATTATCATCAATGGTAATACCAAGACGAGTGACCACGTAATTATGCGTGAGATCCGTACGACACCAGGTGAGAAATTTAGCCGTGCAGACTTGATCCGTACACAACGAGAGTTGGCAACATTAGGTTACTTTGACCCTGAGCAGATCGGAATCAACCCAGTGCCAAATATGGCGAAGGGTACCGTGGATATTCAGTATGACTTGGTGGAAAAACCAAATGACCAGATTGAACTCTCTGGTGGTTGGGGTGGTTACTACGGATTCGTAGGTACACTTGGTCTGGTCTTCAATAACTTCTCATTGAAGAACATTCCTGACATGAGTACTTGGAAGCCTCTGCCTTCAGGTGATGGACAACGTCTTTCACTTCGTGTACAGGCGAACGGTAGACAGTTCCAGACTTACTCGGTCAGCTTTACAGAGCCTTGGTTGGGCGGTCGTAAGCCAAACTCATTGACGGTGAGCTACAGCTTCTCAAAACAGCGTCAAGGATCGAGTATTTATAGCCCTAATAACTTTACAGGGTCAATGGGTATCCACTCTGCATCCGTTGGTTTGGGTAGAAGATTGAAATGGCCTGATGATTACTTTATCATGAACAACTCAATTAACTTCCAGAACTACCGTTTGGATAACTTCTATACGACAGGTTTCTTGGATTACCCAACTGGTAACTCATATAGCTTTACATTCAATACAACAATTGCACGAAGTAGTGTTGACAACCCTACTTACCCAAGAAGTGGTTCATCAGTATCGTTACAAGTAGCGTTAACACCTCCATACTCTTTGCTTTCCAACAAGGACTTTTCAGCGGAGGATGTTTCAACGGATGATAGATACAAGTGGGTAGAGTATCATAAATACATGTTTGATAATGCTTGGTATCAAACTATCGTAGGAGAAAAACTGGTATTGGCAACAAGGATTCACATGGGCTTTATTGCTTCTTATAATAAGGACAAAGGTTTGGGACCATTTGAGAGATTTATCTTGGGTGGTGACGGTCTGACCTCTAACAGTTACCTTTTAGGTACAGAGAACATTGGTTTGAGAGGTTATGAAAACAACTCGATTGTACCTTATGAGGTCATTAACGGTAGTCCTCAGCCGGGTTCTGGTGGTGTAGTTTACAACAAGTATGTGATGGAACTTCGCTATCCTGTTTCCTTGAACCCTGCGGCAACAATCTATTTATTAGGTTTTGCTGAAGGAGGTAACAACTGGGGGACGTTTGATGAGTTCAACCCATTTGACCTTAAGAGATCAGCTGGTTTAGGTGCCAGAATCTTTATGCCGGCATTTGGTATGCTAGGTATTGACTGGGCATATGGATTTGATGATGTGGTGGGTAGCCCTAATGCAGGCGGTAGCCAGTTCCACTTCACGATCGGACAGCAGATCAGATAA
- a CDS encoding OmpH family outer membrane protein, with the protein MRKAVLLLIALAAALTAQAQRFGYIDSQVIIEQMPEYKEAEDNLRKLSDEWTRDLKKMRDEVEDLEIGYKTEELLLTQDMKEERQKEIRGKREEIRRYQANHFGYEGLLFIKRKEMIKPIQDKIAKAATKVAKSKRLQFLFDKASDLTMIYSDPRHNYTDFVLEELGLGDPSDTPKK; encoded by the coding sequence ATGAGAAAGGCAGTACTGTTACTGATCGCGCTGGCAGCCGCCCTAACAGCCCAAGCTCAGCGGTTCGGTTATATCGACTCACAGGTTATCATTGAACAGATGCCAGAGTACAAAGAGGCAGAGGATAATTTGAGAAAACTCTCTGATGAGTGGACGAGGGATTTGAAAAAGATGAGAGACGAGGTTGAAGACCTCGAAATTGGCTACAAAACAGAAGAGCTTTTGCTGACCCAAGACATGAAAGAGGAAAGGCAAAAGGAAATCAGAGGGAAGAGAGAAGAAATAAGACGCTACCAGGCTAACCACTTCGGCTATGAAGGGCTTCTGTTTATCAAACGAAAGGAAATGATCAAACCTATTCAGGATAAGATAGCAAAGGCTGCCACCAAAGTAGCAAAATCGAAACGTCTACAGTTTCTTTTTGACAAAGCGAGTGATCTGACGATGATTTACTCAGACCCAAGACACAATTACACGGATTTTGTTTTGGAAGAACTTGGCTTAGGAGACCCGTCCGATACGCCAAAGAAATAA
- a CDS encoding OmpH family outer membrane protein, translated as MKKLIFSLLALLAIGFTTTAAQAQTQKVAYVIEDSIMRALPQFKTQQKIIESYAKQFKTQIDSKQQAMQQKYQFLLQNQNSMSPQEQQEKQEELQTMQNEVIELQQRAQQGVAKKNQELMQPLVDKITKGIEEVAKAEGYNVVMPKSTFIFSGGGADITGKVIEKVKAMK; from the coding sequence ATGAAAAAGCTTATTTTTAGCCTACTAGCACTGTTGGCAATTGGGTTTACCACTACTGCCGCTCAGGCTCAAACACAGAAAGTAGCATATGTGATAGAGGATAGCATCATGAGAGCTTTACCTCAGTTCAAAACACAGCAAAAGATTATTGAGTCTTATGCAAAACAGTTTAAGACACAGATAGACAGCAAGCAACAAGCTATGCAACAGAAGTACCAGTTCCTTCTGCAAAATCAGAACAGCATGTCTCCTCAAGAGCAGCAAGAGAAACAGGAAGAGTTGCAAACTATGCAAAATGAAGTGATCGAGTTGCAGCAGAGAGCACAGCAAGGCGTTGCCAAGAAGAATCAAGAACTGATGCAGCCATTGGTTGATAAGATTACTAAAGGGATTGAGGAAGTAGCCAAAGCAGAAGGATACAATGTTGTGATGCCTAAGAGCACATTTATCTTTAGTGGAGGTGGTGCTGACATCACAGGAAAAGTGATTGAGAAAGTGAAAGCGATGAAGTAA